The following are encoded together in the Anopheles nili chromosome 3, idAnoNiliSN_F5_01, whole genome shotgun sequence genome:
- the LOC128722733 gene encoding muskelin has protein sequence MAGTITDIKKLDYDIYKYSSYSSSYLPENIREDNPSNQTSRWSSNTNTPPQYLILKLERPAIVTRIKFGKYEKTHVCNLRKFKILGGLEEESMVLLFEGGLRNDSVPETFNLKHRTNSGELLPIKFIQIVPLLSWGPSFNFCIWYVELLGIEDSIFILLNLRKYNMLREVEIVRLFLKHCRQQGYTNSFSALQEETGVRLEDDKMTELHEMLVNRGDFKKTEEMLMEFINNGLMDNYLERQEYKPQWNLQLTPEHEPRPGRRGGHQLIIDPMTSTIYLYGGWDGNEDLSDLWSYHVKANQWTLIHERSELLEGPTPRACHKMVYDTKNSQIFMLGRYLDSASRTEENINSDFYLYNTISKTWFLICNDTSQVGGPQLVFDHQMCIDVDKQTIYVFGGRILEPNYRASLSFRYEEDTTAHYRYSGLFSYHISTNTWTHILVDCEHPTASSPHVLSIRSRVTHSMLFHHKHRKLYIFGGQRGKDYMTDFLIYDVDANELSNMTPENNNTDTKNVPQSGFTQRATIDCEKDEIYVLTSLSKEKERRDLNINSFWLFSLSKKEWCCVYKSEHSNGENCYQKSQTACHEPCPRYAHQIVYDSTNQVHFLFGGNPGTNSNVRLDDFWVLRLEKPNRENILRYCKYLLRKQEYEEITKNDPLSAILYLQTKLYDIIDHNDPVQLKEFHKLASLLFKSDSADDETEVVNPLSCALGGVSTTVGGSGGGSKHKQQRADDDGHKEEENMAKVMRVESPKSVEEVDTSSISSMSSSDCSNSQTQRTHGTAIVQEKPEGVTSSPVVSDSSQKAITKKGAIPPATSDTGATPSTSRSCGGIARNRAVDQQFETKIRRCLLFNKLVDLMPEALCQPKKNISDFVLL, from the exons ATGGCTGGAACAATCACAGATATAAAAAAGTTGGACTACGATATCTACAAATATTCGAGTTACTCTTCGTCCTATCTTCCGGA AAACATCCGAGAGGACAATCCTTCGAATCAGACATCTCGTTGGTCATCGAACACCAACACTCCACCGCAGTACTTGATCCTGAAACTCGAGCGGCCGGCGATCGTTACGCGAATCAAGTTTGGAAAGTACGAAAAAACGCACGTATGCAACTTGCGGAAGTTCAAAATCCTCGGTGGATTGGAGGAAGAATCCATGGTGTTGCTTTTCGAAgg TGGGCTAAGAAACGATTCGGTACCAGAGACATTTAACCTGAAGCATCGCACAAACTCCGGTGAACTGTTGCCGATAAAGTTCATTCAAATCGTACCGCTGCTGTCATGGGGTCCGAGTTTCAACTTCTGTATATGGTACGTCGAGCTGCTGGGTATAGAAGATTCTATCTTCATTCTGCTGAATCTGCGAAAGTACAACATGCTTCGGGAGGTGGAGATTGTGCGGCTGTTTCTAAAGCATTGCCGGCAGCAGGGCTACACTAATTCGTTCAGCGCTCTGCAAGAAGAAACAGGCGTGCGGTTGGAGGATGACAAGATGACGGAACTACACGAAATGCTTGTAAATAGAGGGGACTTTAAGAAGACTGAAGAGATGCTGATGGAATTTATCAACA ACGGTCTAATGGACAACTACCTCGAGCGACAGGAGTACAAACCCCAGTGGAACTTGCAGTTGACACCGGAACACGAACCCCGGCCGGGTCGACGTGGCGGTCACCAACTTATTATCGATCCGATGACAAGCACGATCTACCTGTACGGTGGATGGGATGGGAACGAGGATCTGAGTGATCTGTGGTCGTACCATGTGAAGGCAAACCAGTGGACGTTGATACACGAGCGGTCCGAACTGCTGGAAGGTCCGACGCCCCGAGCCTGCCACAAGATGGTATACGACACGAAGAACTCTCAGATTTTCATGCTCGGCCGCTACCTGGACAGTGCGTCTCGTACTGAAGAGAATATTAACAGCGACTTTTACCTATACAACACCATCTCTAAGACTTGGTTTCTGATTTGCAACGACACGAGTCAGGTCGGAGGTCCCCAGCTCGTATTTGACCATCAGATGTGCATTGACGTCGACAAGCAAACGATCTACGTGTTTGGCGGTCGAATTCTAGAACCAAA TTACAGAGCTTCTTTGTCATTTAGATACGAGGAGGACACGACTGCCCACTACCGCTACTCGGGACTGTTCTCGTATCATATCAGCACCAACACGTGGACGCACATACTGGTGGATTGCGAACATCCGACAGCTTCCAGTCCGCATGTTCTCAGCATTCGATCGCGGGTGACCCATTCGATGCTATTCCATCAT AAACATCGCAAGCTGTACATTTTTGGCGGCCAACGGGGAAAGGACTATATGACGGATTTTCTCATATATGATGTGGACGCAAACGAACTGTCGAATATGACGCCAGAAAACAACAATACTGATACGAAGAATGTTCCCCAGTCGGGATTCACTCAGCGGGCGACGATCGATTGTGAAAAAGATGAAATTTACGTTCTAACG AGTCTTAGTAAGGAAAAGGAACGTCGAGATTTGAACATCAACTCGTTCTGGTTGTTTTCGTTGTCCAAAAAAGAATGGTGCTGTGTGTATAAGAGCGAACACTCCAATGGAGAAAACTGTTATCAAAAGAGTCAGACCGCTTGCCACGAACCGTGCCCCCGGTACGCTCACCAAATCGTGTACGATAGCACAAATCAGGTGCATTTCCTGTTCGGTGGAAATCCGGGCACCAACTCGAACGTGCGGTTGGATGATTTCTGGGTACTGCGCCTCGAGAAACCGAACCGTGAAAACATACTGCGCTACTGTAAATACCTGTTGCGAAAGCAAGAGTACGAAGAGATCACTAAAAACGATCCGCTTTCGGCTATATTGTACCTGCAAACGAAATTGTATGACATCATTGACCATAACGATCCTGTGCAACTTAAGGAGTTCCATAAGTTGGCCTCTCTGCTTTTCAAGTCCGACTCGGCCGACGACGAAACGGAGGTGGTCAATCCACTGTCCTGTGCTCTAGGGGGAGTTAGCACTACAGtcggtggtagtggtggtggtagcaAGCACAAGCAGCAACGTGCCGATGATGACGGTCAcaaggaggaagaaaatatgGCCAAGGTAATGCGCGTCGAATCGCCGAAAAGTGTCGAGGAAGTCGACACGTCCAGTATCAGCTCGATGAGCAGTAGCGATTGTTCGAATTCACAAACCCAACGGACCCACGGTACAGCCATAGTGCAGGAGAAACCCGAAGGAGTTACCTCATCACCTGTTGTTAGTGATTCTTCCCAAAAGGCAATAACTAAGAAGGGTGCGATACCACCAGCTACGTCGGACACTGGTGCCACACCGTCAACTTCTCGTTCTTGTGGTGGTATTGCACGCAATCGTGCCGTCGATCAGCAGTTTGAAACGAAAATACGACGCTGCCTTCTGTTCAACAAACTGGTCGATTTAATGCCGGAGGCGCTTTGTCAGCCGAAGAAAAATATCAGCGATTTTGTACTGCTGTAG